The proteins below are encoded in one region of Bremerella sp. P1:
- a CDS encoding efflux RND transporter periplasmic adaptor subunit, whose product MAEVDLKQLAIDRGATAADRSGKDLPIRHHFISRVLIPGILVAGFVALVVWASWDLIFPAMPVKVVPVVASKARIQSAGTPLFQAAGWVEPRPIPIRVAALSPGVIEELLVVEDQAVSKGDPVANLVREDNQLAYERAIADRDLRQAEVDQAQAALDAANIRVEQPVHLEAQLAEAEAQVSRIDTQLQNLPFEVRRAEAMREYAKLEHQRKVDAGIAVSKLTVEEAVSRLATAEATLEELIQRKSTLQAEKLAWSKRQEALKTQLDLLVDEMEAKATAQAELQAAKARLRQAEVALAQAKLALDRMVVRAPVAGRIYQLLSPPGTHLGTMPSQRTESDSSTVVTMYRPDSLQVRVDVRFENIPQVSLDQQVTINNPALDEPIVGRVLFISSEADIQKNTLQVKVALPDPPNYFKPEMLVDVTFLAPEVEQKTDSIQEEMRIYIPSELVLSEDGQAFVWRADQAAGKARKTSITVAATPSGPMTEVLSGLNLGDRLIFNPSPDLQENTAIQVIDEVEESSAMTTQNRVVRSTLHRLPPQGE is encoded by the coding sequence ATGGCAGAAGTCGATCTGAAACAACTCGCGATCGACCGAGGCGCCACCGCGGCAGATCGAAGTGGTAAAGATCTACCGATCCGGCATCACTTCATTTCACGTGTCTTAATACCAGGCATACTGGTCGCCGGATTCGTGGCCCTGGTGGTGTGGGCGTCGTGGGATCTGATTTTCCCTGCGATGCCGGTGAAAGTTGTCCCGGTGGTCGCCTCGAAAGCGAGAATCCAGTCGGCCGGAACGCCCTTGTTCCAGGCCGCTGGCTGGGTCGAACCGCGCCCGATACCGATTCGCGTTGCCGCGCTTTCGCCAGGTGTGATCGAAGAATTGCTCGTGGTGGAAGATCAAGCCGTCAGCAAAGGCGATCCGGTTGCAAACCTCGTGCGGGAAGACAACCAGCTTGCCTACGAACGCGCCATAGCCGATCGCGATTTGCGTCAGGCCGAAGTCGATCAGGCCCAAGCGGCACTCGATGCGGCCAACATTCGGGTCGAACAGCCTGTTCACCTGGAAGCCCAACTGGCCGAAGCCGAAGCCCAGGTTTCGCGAATCGACACGCAACTGCAAAACCTTCCGTTCGAGGTGCGCCGGGCCGAAGCGATGCGTGAATACGCCAAGCTCGAACACCAGCGAAAAGTCGATGCGGGTATCGCGGTCTCGAAGTTGACGGTTGAAGAAGCCGTTTCACGGCTGGCAACCGCCGAGGCAACGCTCGAGGAACTAATCCAGCGCAAAAGTACTCTTCAAGCTGAAAAGCTTGCCTGGAGCAAACGCCAAGAGGCGCTCAAGACCCAGCTCGATCTGTTAGTGGACGAGATGGAAGCGAAAGCGACCGCCCAGGCCGAACTCCAGGCCGCCAAGGCTCGCCTGCGACAAGCCGAAGTCGCGCTCGCCCAAGCCAAGCTGGCCCTCGACCGAATGGTTGTCCGTGCCCCGGTAGCTGGTCGAATCTACCAACTGCTCAGCCCGCCTGGTACGCACCTCGGCACGATGCCGTCGCAGCGCACCGAGTCGGACAGCAGTACGGTTGTCACCATGTATCGGCCCGATAGTCTTCAGGTACGCGTCGATGTTCGTTTCGAGAACATCCCGCAAGTGTCACTCGATCAGCAAGTGACGATCAACAACCCGGCACTCGACGAGCCGATCGTCGGCCGCGTGCTATTCATCAGTTCCGAGGCGGACATCCAGAAGAATACACTTCAAGTGAAAGTGGCCCTGCCGGATCCGCCCAATTATTTCAAGCCAGAAATGTTGGTCGACGTGACGTTTCTCGCTCCTGAAGTCGAGCAGAAAACCGACTCGATCCAGGAAGAGATGCGGATCTATATCCCTTCAGAATTGGTGCTCAGCGAAGATGGCCAGGCATTTGTCTGGCGAGCGGACCAAGCTGCCGGCAAGGCTCGAAAGACTTCGATCACCGTTGCGGCAACTCCCTCCGGCCCGATGACCGAGGTCCTGTCCGGCTTGAACCTGGGAGATCGACTGATCTTCAATCCATCGCCTGACCTGCAAGAGAACACCGCGATCCAAGTAATTGACGAAGTCGAAGAGTCGTCTGCCATGACTACGCAAAACCGCGTTGTTCGCTCCACGCTCCACCGACTTCCCCCGCAAGGAGAATAA
- a CDS encoding ABC transporter permease yields the protein MWFRPLAWDYAIRNLFRRPLRTLLTLGALTVVILLVFIVVGFIRGLERNLQVSGDSDTVLIFSLGMGENLEYSSIPMRSSDLIAASIPGIRERQGKKYVSPELYLGTEVATDSMAQPAMGLVRGVTPEVLLVRNRIQLEKGHWPGPGEVLVGRMAAVKLGLEQDAIVPGDEVQFEGRPWKVAGTFSATGGAFESEVWCRLDELQQSMKRQDLSLVALRLSSSGDFSDVDLFCKERLDLELQAARETEYYAGLQRDYGPIRWLAWLVVLLISGAGILAGLNTMYGAVVGRISELAMLQTLGFVRRAILLSLIQEGLLLAASASLLATLIALTVFNGASVRFTMGAFALRIDNVCILVGCGVGFLLGFLGSLPPAYRALRMPVVDGLKSV from the coding sequence ATGTGGTTTCGCCCCCTTGCCTGGGACTACGCGATCCGAAACCTGTTCCGTCGACCGCTGCGTACCTTGTTAACGTTGGGTGCGTTGACGGTGGTGATTTTGCTGGTCTTTATCGTCGTCGGTTTCATCCGCGGGTTGGAGAGAAACCTGCAAGTCAGCGGAGATTCCGACACCGTATTGATTTTCTCACTCGGAATGGGAGAAAACCTCGAATACTCCTCGATTCCCATGCGATCGAGCGACTTGATCGCGGCTAGTATTCCCGGTATTCGCGAGCGACAAGGCAAGAAGTACGTTTCGCCTGAACTGTACCTAGGCACAGAAGTTGCCACCGATTCGATGGCTCAGCCTGCGATGGGTTTGGTGCGCGGTGTGACACCGGAAGTGCTCTTGGTTCGCAATCGTATTCAGCTGGAAAAGGGTCACTGGCCAGGCCCCGGCGAGGTCCTTGTCGGCCGGATGGCGGCGGTCAAACTCGGTCTTGAACAGGATGCGATTGTCCCCGGAGATGAAGTCCAGTTTGAAGGACGACCCTGGAAAGTCGCTGGTACCTTTTCCGCGACTGGGGGGGCCTTTGAATCGGAAGTGTGGTGTCGGCTGGACGAACTTCAGCAATCGATGAAGCGGCAAGACCTGAGCCTGGTGGCGCTGCGGCTTAGCTCTTCCGGCGACTTTAGCGACGTCGACTTATTCTGCAAAGAACGACTCGATCTCGAACTGCAAGCTGCGCGAGAAACCGAATACTACGCGGGCCTCCAGCGCGATTATGGCCCCATCCGCTGGCTTGCCTGGCTGGTAGTCTTGTTGATCTCCGGTGCCGGGATCCTGGCGGGGTTAAACACCATGTATGGCGCCGTCGTGGGTCGCATCTCGGAACTTGCCATGCTGCAAACCCTCGGGTTTGTACGGCGTGCCATCCTGCTCAGCTTGATCCAGGAAGGTCTCCTGTTAGCGGCCTCGGCCAGCTTATTGGCAACACTGATCGCACTGACCGTTTTCAACGGAGCATCGGTGCGATTCACCATGGGAGCGTTCGCTCTCAGGATTGATAACGTGTGCATTCTGGTCGGATGCGGCGTTGGTTTTTTACTCGGATTCTTAGGCTCGCTCCCGCCTGCTTACCGTGCCTTGCGGATGCCGGTGGTCGATGGTCTCAAATCTGTTTGA
- a CDS encoding XylR family transcriptional regulator, whose product MPTKSASPHVALLIETSRTYGRELLHGVRKYVAEHGPWSLLVESRSLESPAPPWLPTWSGNGIMTRSGSQAMVDAVKRARVPTVELRSTRLKHSFPLVGVNNYSLGKLVAEHFLDRGFRNFAVYQLGAEEYFQQRCENFVQTVAENGYAASRYHPLNRREQPTEWEQAQKELADWIHRLPKPVGVMACTDQLGFWLLDACRRCGAIVPEEVAVVGVENDASLCTMATTPLSSVELNGTAIGYRAAELLEHMMKGGKPPKKPVLVEPLGIVTRLSSDVVAVDDRDLANALLFMREHACEGIGVSDVLKEVAISRSSLERGLRKLLGRSPNQELIRLKLLRAEEMLTHTDLTLAVIAQRCGFRRTQHLAETFRELYGMPPGQYRQDRRKAR is encoded by the coding sequence ATGCCCACCAAGAGTGCTTCGCCGCATGTTGCCTTGCTGATTGAAACGTCTCGGACGTATGGACGAGAACTGCTGCACGGCGTGCGCAAGTACGTGGCCGAACATGGTCCCTGGTCCCTTTTGGTGGAGTCGCGTTCGCTCGAGTCCCCTGCCCCGCCCTGGCTGCCGACCTGGAGTGGCAACGGAATCATGACCCGCAGTGGCTCACAGGCCATGGTCGATGCCGTAAAGCGTGCCAGGGTGCCGACGGTCGAATTGCGTTCGACGCGGCTGAAGCATTCCTTTCCGCTGGTGGGCGTGAACAACTACTCGTTGGGCAAGCTGGTGGCCGAACACTTCCTGGATCGTGGCTTTCGCAACTTTGCTGTGTATCAGTTGGGGGCCGAGGAATACTTTCAGCAGCGCTGCGAGAACTTCGTGCAGACCGTCGCCGAGAACGGCTACGCAGCCTCGCGCTACCATCCCCTCAACCGCCGTGAACAACCGACCGAGTGGGAGCAGGCCCAAAAGGAATTAGCCGACTGGATCCATCGTTTGCCCAAGCCGGTAGGTGTGATGGCGTGTACCGATCAACTCGGCTTCTGGCTCTTGGATGCCTGCCGCCGATGTGGAGCGATTGTGCCGGAGGAGGTCGCCGTGGTCGGGGTCGAAAACGATGCTTCGCTTTGCACGATGGCCACGACTCCCCTATCAAGTGTCGAACTGAACGGCACGGCCATTGGCTACCGGGCCGCCGAGCTTCTCGAACACATGATGAAAGGCGGTAAGCCGCCCAAGAAGCCGGTCCTGGTCGAACCGCTGGGGATCGTTACCCGGCTCTCGTCGGATGTTGTGGCGGTGGACGACCGTGATCTGGCCAATGCGTTGCTCTTCATGCGCGAGCATGCCTGCGAAGGCATTGGTGTATCGGATGTGCTGAAGGAGGTCGCCATTTCAAGAAGCTCGCTGGAACGTGGGCTCCGGAAGCTCTTAGGACGATCGCCCAACCAGGAACTCATCCGTTTGAAGCTGTTGCGCGCCGAGGAAATGCTTACGCATACGGATCTCACGCTCGCGGTCATTGCCCAGCGCTGCGGCTTTCGCCGGACTCAACACCTGGCCGAAACGTTCCGGGAACTGTATGGCATGCCGCCAGGGCAATATCGCCAAGACCGTCGCAAGGCTCGTTAA
- a CDS encoding Gfo/Idh/MocA family protein, which yields MSRSTLDRRQWITQVSAAASTSMVFGSLPALRAAEKPRDANSRLGIGAIGLRYQGSVITEKAAAHGDIVALADVDREILEKANSDFGGKSSLMEDYRELLAREDVDVVMIGTPDHWHTKMVIDACRAGKDVYCEKPLTLTIDEGKKLREVVKETGRVVQVGSWQRSDIRFRTAVEMVRQGWVGNLEKVDIVLGKNKTGGPFETKPIPKTFNWDMWQGQTPDVPYIPERSHYTFRWWYEYSGGQMTDWGAHHIDIGQWGAGGLPVEIDGTAKMPSVENGYNVAVDYHVKYKLDNGVEMTVSDTGRNGVMFTGDKGRIFVNRGTLDGAPTERKLPREDFVLYDFDNLERPERAGKLDAIINHMGNFFDCVASRKLPVSDIEGQHRSVSTCHLGNISMRVGRKLTWNPKTEMFDGDDEANQHLSRPQRAGYEIV from the coding sequence ATGTCCCGCTCGACTCTTGATCGCCGTCAATGGATTACCCAAGTATCGGCGGCCGCTTCTACTTCCATGGTTTTCGGTTCGCTGCCGGCGCTACGCGCCGCCGAGAAACCGCGGGATGCGAACAGTCGGCTGGGAATTGGTGCGATTGGCCTGCGTTATCAAGGTTCGGTCATTACCGAAAAAGCAGCGGCCCATGGCGATATCGTCGCTTTGGCTGATGTCGATCGCGAGATTCTAGAAAAGGCCAATTCCGATTTTGGTGGCAAGTCGTCCCTGATGGAGGACTACCGCGAGTTGCTCGCTCGTGAGGATGTCGACGTCGTCATGATCGGCACGCCTGATCATTGGCACACCAAGATGGTGATCGATGCCTGTCGAGCGGGCAAAGACGTCTACTGTGAAAAGCCACTTACGCTCACCATTGATGAAGGCAAGAAGCTCCGCGAGGTCGTCAAGGAAACCGGCCGTGTGGTACAGGTAGGCTCGTGGCAGCGAAGTGACATCCGCTTTCGCACCGCCGTCGAAATGGTGCGGCAAGGCTGGGTCGGTAACCTGGAAAAAGTGGATATCGTCTTGGGTAAGAACAAGACCGGTGGTCCCTTCGAGACGAAGCCGATTCCCAAGACATTCAACTGGGACATGTGGCAGGGACAGACTCCGGACGTGCCGTATATCCCTGAGCGTTCGCATTACACCTTCCGCTGGTGGTACGAGTACAGCGGTGGTCAGATGACTGACTGGGGAGCTCACCATATCGACATCGGTCAGTGGGGAGCAGGAGGTCTGCCGGTGGAAATCGATGGAACCGCCAAGATGCCGTCGGTCGAGAACGGCTACAACGTGGCGGTCGACTATCATGTGAAGTACAAGCTCGACAATGGCGTCGAAATGACGGTCTCGGATACGGGTCGCAATGGGGTCATGTTTACCGGCGACAAGGGACGCATCTTCGTGAATCGCGGGACGCTCGATGGCGCACCGACTGAACGTAAGCTCCCCCGCGAGGACTTTGTGCTGTACGACTTCGATAATCTCGAGCGCCCCGAGCGGGCAGGCAAGCTCGATGCGATCATCAATCACATGGGTAATTTCTTCGATTGTGTTGCTTCACGAAAGTTGCCGGTTTCCGATATCGAAGGCCAGCATCGCAGCGTCAGTACGTGTCACCTGGGGAATATCTCGATGCGAGTTGGGCGAAAGCTGACGTGGAACCCCAAGACCGAGATGTTCGACGGAGACGACGAAGCCAATCAACATCTCAGCCGCCCGCAACGCGCCGGCTACGAGATCGTCTAA
- a CDS encoding sugar phosphate isomerase/epimerase family protein: MNPKPTIDRRTFHKLSAGLLGAAWATPILASESQFQLKYMLPSCMYGYSELEEILPEAKKIGATHIDIWPKVHGDQREQVEAMGVDRFAELLEANDVKLGCITQYKLGPFGLQSEMPLAKRLGCPLMITGGAGPKDAKGPELKKAVAAFIEKMKPHIEVAEENGVTIAIENHANNLIDSPDSLRWLLELRPSKHLAIALAPYHLPQDEEQLAGLIRELGEGMQMFYAWQHGAGSHEPMPVEKQLLQMPGRGPLDFQPLLQALADVKYQGWTEVFMHPYPRGIPILPTVAETTAEIVRGRDYLSQCVSKLNKGN; encoded by the coding sequence ATGAACCCCAAGCCTACGATTGACCGTCGTACGTTCCATAAGCTTTCTGCTGGGCTGTTAGGTGCCGCCTGGGCGACGCCAATATTGGCATCGGAAAGCCAGTTTCAACTGAAATACATGCTGCCTTCGTGCATGTACGGCTACAGCGAGCTGGAAGAAATTCTTCCGGAAGCCAAGAAGATCGGCGCGACGCATATCGACATTTGGCCCAAGGTTCATGGCGATCAACGCGAGCAAGTCGAAGCGATGGGAGTCGATCGTTTTGCCGAACTGCTGGAAGCCAATGACGTCAAGCTTGGTTGTATCACGCAGTACAAACTGGGACCGTTCGGTTTGCAAAGCGAGATGCCGCTGGCCAAGCGACTGGGTTGCCCCCTGATGATTACCGGCGGCGCCGGACCCAAAGATGCCAAGGGGCCTGAACTGAAGAAGGCCGTCGCGGCATTCATTGAGAAGATGAAACCGCATATCGAAGTCGCCGAGGAAAACGGCGTCACCATTGCGATCGAGAATCACGCGAACAACCTGATCGATTCGCCTGACTCGCTGCGGTGGCTGCTAGAACTTCGTCCCTCGAAGCATCTGGCCATTGCCTTGGCCCCGTATCATCTGCCGCAGGATGAAGAGCAGCTTGCCGGGCTCATTCGTGAACTGGGTGAGGGGATGCAGATGTTCTATGCCTGGCAGCACGGGGCCGGTTCGCATGAGCCAATGCCGGTTGAGAAGCAGTTGCTTCAGATGCCAGGTCGCGGCCCGCTCGATTTCCAGCCGCTGCTTCAGGCCTTGGCAGACGTGAAGTACCAAGGGTGGACCGAGGTGTTCATGCACCCGTATCCTCGCGGGATTCCCATCTTGCCTACCGTGGCCGAAACAACGGCCGAGATCGTGCGGGGGCGAGATTACCTGAGCCAATGTGTTTCGAAACTGAATAAAGGAAACTAA
- a CDS encoding DJ-1/PfpI family protein — protein MSDKVLIIIGDASETLDTLYPYYRLQEGGFEPVVAGPRRGSFQMVMHEIKPGWTITKEWEGYTIEAQIAFSEIIPEQYAGIMFSGGRAPEYIRYDEHLVAATRWFVEQGKPVASVCHGVEVLAYADCVRGRKMATVPKCKFDLEVCGGTFVDEACVVDGNIVSGRTFHDNGRYFGAFMNLLEEARTAAAGGVGA, from the coding sequence GTGTCGGACAAAGTACTCATCATTATTGGCGACGCATCGGAAACACTGGACACGCTGTATCCCTACTACCGGCTGCAAGAAGGTGGCTTCGAGCCGGTGGTGGCGGGACCTCGCCGGGGATCGTTTCAGATGGTGATGCACGAGATCAAGCCAGGCTGGACCATCACCAAAGAGTGGGAAGGCTACACGATCGAAGCGCAGATTGCGTTCTCCGAAATCATTCCCGAGCAGTACGCCGGTATCATGTTCAGCGGCGGCCGTGCCCCTGAGTACATTCGCTACGACGAACACCTTGTGGCGGCAACCCGCTGGTTTGTTGAACAAGGGAAGCCGGTGGCTTCGGTATGCCACGGGGTCGAGGTGCTTGCCTACGCCGATTGTGTCCGCGGTCGCAAAATGGCGACGGTCCCCAAGTGTAAGTTCGACTTGGAAGTGTGCGGCGGGACGTTTGTCGACGAAGCGTGTGTTGTCGACGGGAACATCGTCAGCGGCCGCACGTTCCATGACAACGGACGCTACTTCGGAGCGTTCATGAACTTGCTGGAAGAAGCCCGTACGGCAGCCGCCGGTGGTGTGGGAGCGTAA